From Streptomyces sp. TLI_053, a single genomic window includes:
- a CDS encoding BtrH N-terminal domain-containing protein has protein sequence MTEPDRAADRGVGGGAHCETTTLGVLLRHEGIELSEPMLFGLGAGLSFVYWDGKGLDFPFLGGRTKPFGPTRAVAARLGLELDVRETGSARRAWQNAADGLAAGRPVGLQLDSYHLEYFSSKVHFGGHTVALVGHDAHDAHLVDTAQQGGAVRTSLASLAAARAERGPMTARNRSFTLARRGELPEPRELLAPALADCAEAFLHPPIANLGHRGIARAAALVPGWLTRATDPGRQLPQAARMMELAGTGGALFRNLYRDFLGECAELLDDARVRAARDRYAEAAAGWTEVAALVAAAGESGDAAHLARAGALLAELARIEREAMTGLLAP, from the coding sequence ATGACGGAACCGGACCGGGCCGCGGACCGGGGCGTGGGCGGCGGCGCACACTGCGAGACGACGACGCTGGGCGTGCTGCTGCGGCACGAGGGCATCGAGCTGTCGGAGCCGATGCTGTTCGGGCTCGGTGCCGGGCTGTCGTTCGTCTACTGGGACGGCAAGGGGCTGGACTTCCCCTTCCTCGGCGGCCGGACCAAGCCGTTCGGGCCGACCCGGGCCGTGGCCGCCCGGCTCGGCCTGGAGCTGGACGTCCGGGAGACCGGCTCGGCCCGCCGGGCCTGGCAGAACGCGGCCGACGGGCTCGCCGCCGGCCGCCCGGTCGGGCTCCAGCTCGACAGCTACCACCTGGAGTACTTCAGCTCGAAGGTGCACTTCGGCGGCCACACGGTCGCGTTGGTCGGCCACGACGCGCACGACGCCCACCTGGTGGACACCGCGCAGCAGGGCGGCGCCGTCCGCACCAGCCTGGCCTCGCTCGCGGCGGCGCGCGCCGAACGCGGCCCGATGACCGCCCGCAACCGCTCCTTCACCCTCGCCCGGCGCGGCGAACTCCCCGAACCGCGCGAGCTGCTGGCACCGGCGCTGGCCGACTGCGCGGAGGCGTTCCTGCACCCGCCGATCGCCAACCTCGGCCACCGCGGGATCGCCAGGGCCGCCGCCCTGGTGCCGGGCTGGCTGACCCGCGCCACCGATCCCGGCCGCCAACTGCCGCAGGCCGCCCGGATGATGGAGCTGGCGGGCACCGGTGGCGCACTGTTCCGCAACCTGTACCGGGACTTCCTCGGCGAGTGCGCCGAGCTGCTCGACGACGCCCGGGTGCGGGCCGCCCGCGACCGCTACGCCGAGGCGGCGGCCGGCTGGACGGAGGTGGCCGCCCTGGTCGCCGCGGCGGGGGAGAGCGGGGACGCGGCGCATCTGGCCCGGGCCGGCGCGCTGCTGGCGGAGCTGGCCCGGATCGAGCGGGAGGCCATGACGGGGCTGCTCGCGCCGTAG
- a CDS encoding 5'-nucleotidase C-terminal domain-containing protein — MPLNRRDFVTRSAATAAGAALVSGGALAAAGPAAAAGPDEARAKGRTKRQAFTVMGTTDLHGRVLNWDYFTDAVYADKAHNEVGLAKISTLAKQVREEKGWDRCLLIDAGDTIQGTQLTYYYARIEPIATEADTAPEHPMALAMNTMEYTAAALGNHEFNYGIDTLRAYEEQLDFPLLGANALNARNDKPAFPPYVIRKVKLGGGPALKVGIVGLTNPGIAIWDKANVAGKMTFPGIVETARVWVPKVRAAGADVVVVACHSGMDEATSYGDQLPWGENVSVALAEQVPGIDAVLVGHAHKEIPQRLVVNKETGKTVVLSEPLCWGQRLTCFDFEVELDGGAWKVVSLSSRVLNSNTVPEDPEIVGLMTEQHKKVVEYVNQVIGTARTELSIAEAPFRDTPIIDLIGRVQADVVRAALAGGQYAKLPVLAQAAPFNRSAVIPAGQVKLRDAAGLYIYENTLEARILTGAQIKDYLEFSAKYYNQLAPGAPVDKATLTNAQNTPDYNYDSVYGVSYDIDIAQPVGSRIVGLAFEGRPIDPTAQFVLAVNNYRANGGGNFPHVAAAQKVWANSDEIRNAMIAWVKEKGVIDPADFAAESWRLVRAGSPVF, encoded by the coding sequence ATGCCCCTGAACCGCCGTGACTTCGTCACCCGGTCCGCCGCCACCGCCGCAGGAGCCGCCCTCGTGAGCGGCGGCGCCCTCGCCGCCGCCGGCCCGGCGGCCGCGGCCGGACCGGACGAGGCCCGCGCCAAGGGCCGGACCAAGCGCCAGGCCTTCACCGTCATGGGCACCACCGACCTCCACGGCCGGGTGCTCAACTGGGACTACTTCACCGACGCCGTCTACGCCGACAAGGCACACAACGAGGTCGGCCTCGCCAAGATCTCCACGCTGGCCAAGCAGGTCCGCGAGGAGAAGGGCTGGGACCGCTGCCTGCTCATCGACGCCGGTGACACCATCCAGGGCACCCAGCTGACCTACTACTACGCCCGGATCGAGCCGATCGCCACCGAGGCCGACACCGCGCCCGAGCACCCGATGGCGCTCGCCATGAACACCATGGAGTACACCGCCGCCGCGCTCGGCAACCACGAGTTCAATTACGGCATCGACACCCTGCGCGCCTACGAGGAGCAGCTGGACTTCCCGCTGCTCGGCGCCAACGCGCTGAACGCCCGCAACGACAAGCCGGCCTTCCCGCCCTACGTGATCCGCAAGGTCAAGCTGGGCGGCGGCCCGGCCCTCAAGGTCGGCATCGTCGGCCTGACCAACCCGGGCATCGCGATCTGGGACAAGGCGAACGTCGCCGGGAAGATGACGTTCCCGGGCATCGTCGAGACGGCGAGGGTCTGGGTTCCGAAGGTCAGGGCCGCCGGCGCGGACGTCGTCGTGGTCGCCTGCCACTCCGGCATGGACGAGGCCACCTCCTACGGCGACCAGCTGCCCTGGGGGGAGAACGTCTCGGTCGCGCTGGCCGAGCAGGTGCCCGGCATCGACGCCGTCCTGGTGGGCCACGCCCACAAGGAGATCCCGCAGCGCCTGGTCGTCAACAAGGAGACCGGGAAGACCGTCGTGCTGTCCGAGCCGCTGTGCTGGGGCCAGCGGCTGACCTGCTTCGACTTCGAGGTCGAGCTCGACGGCGGCGCGTGGAAGGTCGTCTCGCTCTCCTCCCGGGTGCTGAACTCCAACACCGTACCGGAGGACCCGGAGATCGTCGGCCTGATGACCGAGCAGCACAAGAAGGTCGTCGAGTACGTCAACCAGGTCATCGGCACCGCCAGGACCGAGCTGTCCATCGCCGAGGCGCCGTTCAGGGACACCCCGATCATCGACCTCATCGGCCGGGTCCAGGCCGACGTGGTGCGCGCCGCGCTGGCCGGCGGCCAGTACGCCAAGCTGCCGGTGCTCGCCCAGGCCGCGCCGTTCAACCGCAGCGCCGTCATCCCGGCCGGCCAGGTCAAGCTGCGCGACGCGGCCGGTCTGTACATCTACGAGAACACCCTGGAGGCCCGCATCCTGACGGGCGCCCAGATCAAGGACTACCTGGAGTTCTCGGCCAAGTACTACAACCAGCTCGCCCCGGGCGCGCCGGTCGACAAGGCCACCCTGACCAACGCCCAGAACACCCCGGACTACAACTACGACTCGGTGTACGGCGTTTCGTACGACATCGACATCGCCCAGCCGGTCGGCTCGCGGATCGTCGGCCTCGCCTTCGAGGGCCGTCCGATCGACCCCACCGCCCAGTTCGTCCTCGCGGTGAACAACTACCGCGCCAACGGCGGCGGCAACTTCCCGCACGTCGCGGCCGCCCAGAAGGTGTGGGCCAACTCGGACGAGATCCGCAACGCGATGATCGCCTGGGTGAAGGAGAAGGGCGTCATCGACCCGGCCGACTTCGCCGCCGAGTCCTGGCGCCTGGTCCGGGCCGGCAGCCCGGTCTTCTGA
- a CDS encoding response regulator transcription factor — protein MRGAAGAGRAAVAAGARSSTVPVAVQAADPLSRAGAEAQLRRFPGVAVVDPSGSAGPGTVTVLVAESADAAATAALRRLVRGAGQRVVLVVERLRETELMEAVECGVAAILWRREATPERLGRAVLAAARGDGDLPADLQGRLIAQVGRLQRSVQGMPGQAPTGLSERESDVLRLVAEGWDTGEIAARLSYSERTVKNVLHGLTTRLQLRNRAHAVAHAVREGYI, from the coding sequence GTGCGGGGTGCGGCCGGGGCCGGGCGGGCGGCGGTCGCGGCGGGCGCCCGCAGTTCGACGGTGCCGGTCGCCGTCCAGGCCGCCGATCCGCTGTCCCGTGCGGGGGCCGAGGCGCAGCTGCGCCGTTTCCCCGGGGTGGCGGTGGTCGACCCGAGCGGTTCCGCGGGTCCGGGCACGGTCACCGTGCTGGTCGCCGAGTCCGCCGACGCGGCCGCGACGGCGGCCCTGCGCCGGCTGGTCCGCGGCGCCGGGCAGCGGGTGGTGCTGGTGGTCGAGCGGCTGCGCGAGACCGAGCTGATGGAGGCCGTCGAGTGCGGGGTGGCGGCGATCCTGTGGCGGCGGGAGGCGACGCCGGAGCGGCTCGGCCGGGCGGTGCTCGCCGCCGCCCGGGGTGACGGCGATCTGCCGGCCGATCTCCAGGGACGCCTGATCGCCCAGGTGGGGCGGCTGCAGCGGTCCGTCCAGGGCATGCCGGGCCAGGCGCCGACGGGTCTGTCGGAGCGTGAGTCGGACGTGCTGCGGCTGGTCGCCGAGGGCTGGGACACCGGGGAGATCGCGGCCCGGCTGTCGTACTCCGAGCGGACCGTGAAGAACGTGCTGCACGGTCTGACGACGCGGCTGCAACTGCGCAACCGGGCGCACGCGGTGGCCCACGCGGTGCGCGAGGGCTACATCTAG
- a CDS encoding LuxR family transcriptional regulator, with product MSTATSTRLVDREPQLRLITDRAADARRGTGHVLLLTGAVGTGRTALLAEAARRAAADGTTVLRARCSAEETTTPYAAARQLFDTGPTPAGPYAHTAWTPRTASTAPTETPADGTGPDTAESTLWSLLRLHGTHHPLLLAIDDIHLADEPSRRWLRQVARRIDRLPALLIATEPRQATLTGRTDRFARDLPPELATTLRLAPLGTPAAVQLAGQRLGPGTPPTLAADCARATGGNPLLLTALLADLAATDDRHDRHDKHDRNDKHDSPHGNPADTAPPAATLPPTLPEQCGALPGGAFAEAVETWLHGAGEHAVTAARVLARMREHPAADTTPTPGTPPLDPVPLLAHLAAADPGRLTGWLADLTAHHHLDTPDTGHWPRFAHPLLADAVLTGHAPGHRADVHLAAAEHLHHAGAPDELVAGHLLLTPAPAPHWAPDTLRRAARAAADTDRPADAVALLRRVLAEPLSDRRRGLLLSELGSLEVTLGPAERTVGLRHLAEAVHLQQTDEGVFRAAGTLGAVLATRGDTAAAIELMDELAHRFADQDDVLHAVQAATAQIAAHDGRSWLQVVEGLQRLATRTPHRLAPPAYALLTEFDATSGLLAATEVAERVHELEASPVDPLCRSYLLISLATLSQWADLLDEADELAVRGLSHFRGGPLDPGYQCLLSVRAEARIMRGEYQALLEDYALTAPGSSAGPTTTGQAPARTTHPATPWGPPGLPRLPAWSAPVAPTAPTAPVAGTEQTAQTAPEARTAAGDTTPARYAELLGQQNAHLVAQAVIALVETGRLWQAHGLARAVAADRARDSWEWNEYLYARGLLRLASGEPAEALADLLECGRRQGERQVHSPIVTPWRSAAAECHLQLGAPGPAVTLAEEELRLARIWGTPRTVGRALRALAAATGGRHGLDLATEAVQLLRTAEIDTELVPALITYGRLLGDGGRRGAARRALREAAGRAERLGAVRQRSAALEALRASGARVGRGDHAGAEALTDSELRICRLAAAGHSNAEIAAMLHLAVRTVETHLTNSFRKLGVRRRLELPGALEA from the coding sequence ATGAGCACCGCCACGTCCACCCGCCTCGTGGACCGCGAACCGCAGCTGCGGCTGATCACCGACCGGGCCGCCGACGCCCGCCGCGGCACCGGCCACGTCCTGCTGCTCACCGGCGCCGTCGGCACCGGCCGCACCGCACTCCTCGCCGAGGCCGCACGCAGGGCCGCCGCCGACGGCACCACCGTGCTCCGGGCCCGCTGCTCCGCCGAGGAGACCACCACCCCCTACGCGGCCGCCCGCCAGCTCTTCGACACCGGCCCGACCCCCGCCGGCCCCTACGCCCACACCGCCTGGACCCCCCGCACAGCGTCCACCGCCCCCACCGAGACGCCCGCCGACGGCACCGGACCCGACACCGCCGAATCCACCCTCTGGTCCCTCCTCCGACTGCACGGCACCCACCACCCGCTGCTCCTCGCGATCGACGACATCCACCTCGCCGACGAACCCTCCCGCCGCTGGCTGCGCCAGGTCGCCCGTCGCATCGACCGCCTGCCCGCCCTGCTGATCGCCACCGAACCCCGACAGGCCACCCTCACCGGCCGGACCGACCGCTTCGCCCGCGACCTGCCGCCCGAACTCGCCACCACCCTGCGCCTCGCCCCGCTCGGCACCCCGGCGGCCGTCCAGCTCGCCGGACAGCGGCTCGGACCCGGCACACCCCCCACCCTCGCCGCCGACTGCGCCCGCGCCACCGGCGGCAACCCGCTGCTGCTCACCGCACTGCTCGCCGACCTCGCGGCGACCGACGACAGGCACGACAGGCACGACAAGCACGACAGGAACGACAAGCACGACAGCCCGCACGGGAACCCGGCCGACACCGCCCCACCCGCCGCAACGCTCCCCCCGACCCTCCCCGAGCAGTGCGGCGCCCTCCCCGGCGGCGCCTTCGCCGAAGCCGTCGAAACCTGGCTGCACGGCGCCGGCGAACACGCCGTCACCGCCGCCCGCGTCCTCGCCCGGATGCGCGAACACCCCGCCGCCGACACCACCCCCACCCCCGGCACCCCGCCCCTGGACCCCGTCCCCCTGCTCGCCCACCTCGCCGCCGCCGACCCCGGCCGCCTCACCGGCTGGCTCGCCGACCTCACCGCCCACCACCACCTCGACACCCCCGACACCGGCCACTGGCCCCGCTTCGCCCACCCCCTGCTCGCCGACGCCGTCCTCACCGGCCACGCCCCCGGACACCGCGCCGACGTCCACCTCGCCGCCGCCGAGCACCTCCACCACGCCGGCGCCCCCGACGAACTCGTCGCCGGCCACCTCCTGCTCACCCCCGCCCCCGCCCCCCACTGGGCCCCCGACACCCTGCGCCGCGCCGCCCGCGCCGCCGCCGACACCGACCGCCCCGCCGACGCCGTCGCCCTGCTGCGCCGCGTCCTCGCCGAACCCCTCAGCGACCGCCGCCGCGGACTGCTGCTCTCCGAACTCGGCAGCCTCGAAGTCACCCTCGGCCCCGCCGAACGCACCGTCGGACTGCGCCACCTCGCCGAAGCCGTCCACCTCCAGCAGACCGACGAAGGCGTCTTCCGCGCCGCCGGCACCCTCGGCGCCGTCCTCGCCACCCGCGGCGACACCGCCGCCGCCATCGAACTCATGGACGAACTGGCCCACCGGTTCGCCGACCAGGACGACGTCCTGCACGCCGTCCAGGCCGCCACCGCCCAGATCGCCGCCCACGACGGCCGCAGCTGGCTCCAGGTCGTCGAAGGACTCCAACGCCTCGCCACCCGCACCCCGCACCGCCTCGCACCGCCCGCCTACGCGCTGCTCACCGAATTCGACGCCACCAGCGGCCTGCTCGCCGCCACCGAGGTCGCCGAACGCGTCCACGAACTCGAAGCCTCCCCCGTCGACCCGCTCTGCCGCTCCTACCTGCTGATCTCCCTCGCCACCCTCTCCCAGTGGGCCGACCTGCTCGACGAGGCCGACGAACTGGCCGTCCGCGGCCTCTCCCACTTCCGCGGCGGCCCCCTCGACCCCGGCTACCAGTGCCTGCTCAGCGTCCGCGCCGAGGCCAGGATCATGCGCGGCGAGTACCAGGCCCTGCTGGAGGACTACGCCCTCACCGCCCCCGGCTCCTCCGCCGGCCCCACGACCACCGGCCAGGCACCCGCCCGCACCACCCACCCGGCCACCCCCTGGGGCCCGCCCGGACTGCCCCGACTGCCCGCCTGGAGCGCCCCCGTCGCCCCGACCGCCCCGACGGCGCCGGTCGCCGGGACCGAGCAGACCGCCCAGACCGCGCCCGAAGCCCGCACCGCCGCCGGGGACACCACCCCCGCCCGCTACGCCGAACTCCTCGGCCAGCAGAACGCCCACCTCGTCGCCCAGGCCGTCATCGCCCTCGTCGAGACCGGCCGGCTCTGGCAGGCCCACGGCCTCGCCCGCGCCGTCGCCGCCGACCGCGCCCGCGACTCCTGGGAATGGAACGAATACCTCTACGCCCGCGGCCTGCTCCGACTCGCCTCCGGCGAACCCGCCGAAGCCCTCGCCGACCTCCTCGAATGCGGCCGCCGCCAGGGCGAACGCCAGGTCCACAGCCCCATCGTCACCCCCTGGCGCTCCGCCGCCGCCGAATGCCACCTCCAACTCGGCGCCCCCGGCCCGGCCGTCACCCTCGCCGAGGAAGAACTCCGCCTCGCCCGGATCTGGGGCACCCCGCGCACCGTCGGCCGCGCCCTGCGCGCCCTCGCCGCAGCCACCGGCGGACGGCACGGCCTCGACCTCGCCACCGAAGCCGTCCAACTGCTGCGCACCGCCGAGATCGACACCGAACTCGTCCCCGCCCTCATCACCTACGGCCGACTGCTCGGCGACGGCGGCCGGCGCGGCGCCGCCCGGCGGGCCCTGCGCGAGGCCGCCGGACGCGCCGAACGCCTCGGCGCCGTCCGGCAGCGCTCCGCCGCACTGGAGGCGCTGCGGGCCTCCGGCGCACGCGTCGGCCGCGGCGACCACGCCGGGGCGGAGGCACTCACCGACAGCGAACTGCGGATCTGCCGGCTCGCCGCCGCCGGGCACTCCAACGCCGAGATCGCCGCCATGCTCCACCTCGCGGTACGGACGGTGGAGACCCACCTCACCAACAGCTTCCGCAAACTGGGGGTGCGGCGGCGGCTCGAACTCCCCGGCGCGCTGGAAGCCTGA
- a CDS encoding extracellular solute-binding protein, translating to MAGLALLVATSVAACTSSPAPPPKPGPSDAPAPSAQPGVLRVLAGSELQDMAPVLEEAQKATGVTVQFAWTGSLDGADAVSAGRTDGKYDAIWFPSNQYLHLDEGSKSKLLSETPIMASPVAFGIRSAVLGDLGWGDGSKVTWGNLAEAAVGGKLSYGMADPSRSNSGFSALVSVASAFSGASSALTEADVQKATPQLKQFFAGQRLTSGSSGWLAQAYGRAERGSIGALVNYESVLLSLNKTLAADQQLTVVRPVDGVVSGNYPLTLLSSSQQRERESFQRLTSYLLKEDVQKRISELTLRRPVTAGVAPAAGLPTDRRHELPFPGTRAVADGLLSSYQNELRRPSRTVYVLDTSGSMAGQRLSSLKSAMGRLTGADDTRGVRRFRDREEVTLISFASKVKSTKTHSVPSGVGAQQELASINGDVQALSADGGTAVYSSLQEAYRVIQRQQSAAGDDRFTSIVLMTDGESNEGASDKDFRTFYGGLSSVQKATPVFPILFGDAAKEQLQGIADLTGGKLFDGTGSLDGAFEEIRGYQ from the coding sequence ATGGCCGGGCTGGCGCTGCTGGTGGCGACCTCGGTGGCGGCGTGCACGTCGTCGCCGGCGCCGCCGCCGAAGCCCGGGCCGAGCGACGCGCCCGCGCCGAGCGCGCAGCCGGGGGTGCTGCGGGTGCTGGCGGGCAGTGAACTGCAGGACATGGCGCCGGTGCTGGAGGAGGCGCAGAAGGCCACCGGGGTGACGGTGCAGTTCGCCTGGACGGGTTCGCTGGACGGTGCGGACGCGGTGTCCGCGGGTCGGACGGACGGCAAGTACGACGCGATCTGGTTCCCGTCGAACCAGTATCTGCACCTGGACGAGGGGAGCAAGTCGAAGTTGCTCTCGGAGACTCCGATCATGGCCTCGCCGGTGGCTTTCGGTATCCGTTCGGCGGTGCTGGGCGACCTGGGCTGGGGTGACGGTTCGAAGGTGACCTGGGGCAATCTGGCGGAGGCCGCGGTCGGCGGCAAGCTGTCGTACGGCATGGCGGACCCGTCGCGGTCCAATTCGGGTTTCTCTGCGCTGGTGTCGGTGGCCTCGGCGTTCTCCGGCGCGAGTTCGGCGCTGACCGAGGCCGATGTGCAGAAGGCGACGCCGCAGCTGAAGCAGTTCTTCGCCGGCCAGAGGCTGACGTCCGGCTCTTCGGGCTGGCTGGCGCAGGCGTACGGCCGGGCGGAGCGGGGTTCGATCGGCGCGCTGGTGAACTACGAGTCGGTGCTGTTGTCGCTGAACAAGACGCTGGCGGCCGATCAGCAGCTCACCGTGGTCCGTCCGGTCGACGGTGTGGTCTCGGGCAACTATCCGTTGACGTTGCTGAGCTCTTCGCAGCAGCGGGAGCGGGAGTCTTTTCAGCGGCTGACCTCCTATCTGCTGAAGGAGGACGTGCAGAAGCGGATCTCCGAGCTGACGCTGCGCCGTCCGGTGACGGCGGGGGTGGCTCCGGCGGCGGGGTTGCCGACGGACCGGCGGCACGAGCTGCCGTTCCCCGGTACCCGGGCGGTGGCGGACGGGTTGTTGTCCTCGTACCAGAACGAGCTGCGTCGGCCTTCGCGCACGGTGTACGTGCTGGACACGTCGGGTTCGATGGCCGGGCAGCGGCTGAGTTCGCTGAAGTCGGCGATGGGCCGGTTGACGGGTGCGGACGACACTCGGGGGGTGCGGCGGTTCCGGGACCGTGAGGAGGTCACGTTGATCTCCTTCGCCTCGAAGGTGAAGTCGACGAAGACGCACTCGGTGCCGAGCGGGGTGGGGGCGCAGCAGGAGTTGGCGTCGATCAACGGGGATGTGCAGGCGTTGTCGGCGGACGGTGGGACGGCGGTGTACTCGTCGTTGCAGGAGGCGTACCGGGTGATCCAGCGGCAGCAGTCGGCGGCGGGGGACGACCGGTTCACGTCGATCGTGCTGATGACGGACGGGGAGAGCAACGAGGGGGCGTCGGACAAGGATTTCCGGACGTTCTACGGGGGGTTGTCGTCGGTGCAGAAGGCGACGCCGGTGTTCCCGATCCTGTTCGGTGATGCCGCGAAGGAGCAGTTGCAGGGGATCGCGGATCTGACCGGTGGGAAGTTGTTCGACGGGACGGGTTCGCTGGACGGGGCGTTCGAGGAGATTCGTGGCTACCAGTAG
- a CDS encoding substrate-binding domain-containing protein, whose protein sequence is MKRVIGVLTALLVLGGLVVAVLNRSKDDPTPGPGKVVTLTGMVGSEKGAFFGDQKVKDALKARGLVVNTQSAGSWQMGDLKNDNLDFVFPASQQPAEAIKADHQLKSTPTRPFYSPLVIVTRQDTAEVLKENNLASCDEKSNVCKFSMQEFLRGIDEKRTWQQLPKPPAEKKPGDLVGSIFLTTTNPETSSSGALYLAMVSYLLNGGQVITEPGGVTAPIGTKLRAVITPQGVMKNSTEEPFMDFVSGNGRPLVLAYESQVLELVLKQKAPPDMVMFYPDTTVVSDHTIVALNDKGKLLADALATDPALREQELRYGFRPADAAGAAEFAARVQSAQPGGPKPLFAFAPDLRDAKISQATVPTPEVMTSLVNATKNG, encoded by the coding sequence ATGAAGCGCGTGATCGGAGTACTGACGGCACTTCTGGTACTCGGGGGTCTGGTCGTCGCGGTCCTGAACAGATCGAAGGACGATCCCACTCCCGGGCCGGGCAAGGTCGTCACCCTCACCGGCATGGTCGGCTCGGAGAAGGGCGCGTTCTTCGGGGACCAGAAGGTCAAGGATGCGCTGAAGGCCCGCGGCCTGGTGGTGAACACCCAGAGCGCGGGCTCCTGGCAGATGGGCGATCTCAAGAACGACAACCTGGACTTCGTCTTCCCGGCGAGCCAGCAGCCCGCCGAGGCGATCAAGGCGGACCACCAGCTGAAGAGCACCCCGACCCGGCCGTTCTACTCGCCGCTGGTGATCGTCACCCGCCAGGACACCGCCGAGGTGCTGAAGGAGAACAACCTGGCCTCCTGCGACGAGAAGAGCAACGTCTGCAAGTTCTCGATGCAGGAGTTCCTCCGGGGCATCGACGAGAAGCGGACCTGGCAGCAGCTCCCGAAGCCGCCCGCGGAGAAGAAGCCCGGCGACCTCGTCGGATCCATCTTCCTGACCACCACCAACCCGGAGACGTCCTCCTCGGGCGCCCTGTATCTCGCCATGGTGTCCTACCTGCTGAACGGCGGGCAGGTGATCACGGAGCCCGGAGGGGTGACGGCGCCGATCGGCACGAAGCTGCGCGCGGTCATCACCCCGCAGGGGGTCATGAAGAACTCCACCGAGGAACCGTTCATGGACTTCGTGTCCGGCAACGGCCGCCCGCTGGTCCTGGCGTACGAGTCCCAGGTGCTCGAACTGGTCCTGAAGCAGAAGGCCCCGCCGGACATGGTGATGTTCTACCCGGACACCACCGTGGTGTCCGACCACACGATCGTGGCCCTGAACGACAAGGGCAAGCTGCTCGCCGACGCGCTGGCCACCGACCCGGCGCTGCGCGAGCAGGAGCTCCGGTACGGCTTCCGGCCGGCCGACGCGGCGGGCGCGGCGGAGTTCGCCGCCCGGGTCCAGAGCGCACAGCCGGGCGGGCCGAAGCCGTTGTTCGCGTTCGCGCCCGACCTGCGGGACGCCAAGATCTCGCAGGCCACGGTGCCGACGCCGGAGGTCATGACGAGCCTGGTCAACGCGACCAAGAACGGGTGA
- the pyk gene encoding pyruvate kinase, which produces MRRAKIVCTLGPATDTYDQIKSLVDAGMDIARFNLSHGSHIEHEERYRRVRKAADESGRSIGVLADLQGPKIRLGTFAEGPVLLERGDEFTISTDKDVDGDQNGCGTTYPGLAEDVTAGERILVDDGRVTLEVVEVDGPRVRCLVVEGGLVSDHKGLNLPGIAVSVPALSDKDVADLRWALRTGADLIALSFVRSGRDVEDVHRVMDEEGRRVPVIAKIEKPQAVQNLDSIVDRFDGIMVARGDLGVEMPLEVVPMVQKRAVKLARRNAKPVIVATQMLDSMINSSRPTRAEASDVANAVLDGTDAVMLSGETSVGKYPSETVRTMARIIEAAEQDVLAEGLPVLTPSNKPRTQGGAVARAAAEIGDFLHAKYLIAFTQSGDTARRLTRYRSPIPVLAFTYEPAVRSQLALTWGVETFLGPFAPTTDEMVEQVDAALLSLGRCEKGDIVVITAGSPPGLAGSTNLVRVHHVGALDN; this is translated from the coding sequence ATGCGCCGAGCAAAAATCGTCTGTACCCTCGGGCCAGCCACCGACACCTACGACCAGATCAAGTCCCTGGTCGACGCCGGGATGGACATCGCCCGATTCAACCTGAGCCACGGCTCCCACATCGAGCACGAGGAGCGGTACCGCCGGGTCCGCAAGGCCGCCGACGAGAGCGGCCGCAGTATCGGCGTGCTCGCCGACCTTCAAGGCCCGAAGATCCGCCTCGGAACCTTCGCCGAGGGCCCCGTACTTCTCGAACGCGGCGACGAGTTCACCATCTCCACCGACAAAGACGTCGACGGGGACCAGAACGGCTGCGGCACCACCTACCCCGGCCTCGCGGAAGACGTCACCGCCGGTGAACGGATCCTCGTCGACGACGGCCGGGTCACCCTCGAGGTCGTCGAGGTCGACGGCCCCCGGGTCCGCTGCCTCGTCGTCGAGGGCGGCCTCGTCTCCGACCACAAGGGCCTCAACCTCCCCGGGATCGCCGTCTCGGTGCCCGCGCTCAGCGACAAGGACGTCGCCGACCTGCGCTGGGCCCTGCGGACCGGGGCCGACCTGATCGCGCTCTCCTTCGTCCGCAGCGGCCGCGACGTCGAGGACGTCCACCGGGTCATGGACGAGGAAGGGCGCCGGGTCCCCGTCATCGCCAAGATCGAGAAGCCGCAGGCGGTGCAGAACCTCGACTCCATCGTCGACCGCTTCGACGGCATCATGGTCGCCCGCGGCGACCTCGGCGTCGAGATGCCGCTCGAAGTCGTGCCCATGGTGCAGAAGCGGGCGGTCAAGCTCGCCCGCCGGAACGCCAAGCCGGTCATCGTCGCCACCCAGATGCTCGACTCGATGATCAACTCCTCGCGCCCCACCCGCGCCGAGGCCTCCGACGTCGCCAACGCCGTCCTCGACGGCACCGACGCGGTGATGCTCTCCGGCGAGACCTCCGTCGGCAAATACCCCTCCGAGACGGTCCGCACCATGGCCCGGATCATCGAGGCCGCCGAACAGGACGTGCTCGCCGAGGGCCTGCCCGTCCTCACCCCGAGCAACAAACCCCGCACCCAGGGCGGCGCCGTCGCCCGGGCCGCCGCCGAGATCGGCGACTTCCTGCACGCCAAGTACCTGATCGCCTTCACCCAGTCCGGCGACACCGCCCGCCGGCTGACCCGCTACCGCTCACCGATCCCGGTCCTGGCCTTCACCTACGAACCCGCCGTCCGCAGCCAACTGGCACTCACCTGGGGCGTGGAGACCTTCCTCGGCCCGTTCGCGCCCACCACCGACGAGATGGTCGAACAGGTCGACGCCGCGCTGCTCTCCCTGGGCCGCTGCGAGAAGGGCGACATCGTCGTCATCACCGCCGGCTCCCCGCCCGGCCTGGCCGGCTCCACCAACCTCGTCCGGGTCCACCACGTGGGTGCCCTGGACAACTGA